In one Amaranthus tricolor cultivar Red isolate AtriRed21 chromosome 8, ASM2621246v1, whole genome shotgun sequence genomic region, the following are encoded:
- the LOC130820442 gene encoding pentatricopeptide repeat-containing protein At2g36240, with protein MRTSIRKLITPQLKHLQQTTPSASLVMTPALEATFPSPLPTLSLTSSTTQSQLLAFLKINLKSPITPETLLQFLKNKLHYHPKFTHLDFYIFQWASTIDSYRHDHHTYEWMIKTLAVTDRFDALRVVLLDIMPSNPCPCSDGIFCCPRIEPIFRFAINSYCRVGRLDDALFLFDTMRKLIDGRPSIAVYNILIHGFVKNGQHDKALPLYDQLILDRVSPDVFTFNILISSYCKSSRFGLALELFKEMRAKNCEPNVVTFNTLIKGFFKERKFEEGIAMAYEMIELGCQISSVTCEILVNGLCKVGRSLRAYDLLIDFSRKGVLPDDLDCSDLVEKLCCDSNTSRALEIVEEMWKTRKGPGIVVCITLVEGLRKDGNIDDALRLVDRMLNAGLLLDIVTFNCLLQDACHSRRTAEADRLRLLASRKGLDADIVTYNILVSGYAREGKTKEGEHLIEEMLDKDYIADIASYNSLIDGLQSRRNFACPGKIFGQR; from the coding sequence ATGAGAACTTCAATAAGGAAGCTCATAACCCCTCAATTGAAGCACCTTCAGCAAACCACACCTTCTGCTAGCTTGGTCATGACCCCTGCGCTTGAAGCCACCTTCCCCTCCCCATTACCAACACTTTCGTTAACATCATCAACCACCCAGTCCCAGCTCTTAGCCTTCCTGAAAATCAACCTTAAATCTCCAATCACTCCAGAGACTCTGCTCCAGTTCCTCAAGAATAAGCTGCATTATCACCCAAAATTCACCCACCTTGACTTCTATATCTTCCAGTGGGCTAGTACCATTGATTCTTATCGACATGACCACCATACTTACGAGTGGATGATCAAAACCCTTGCTGTTACTGATCGTTTTGATGCCCTTAGAGTAGTTTTGCTTGATATTATGCCCTCTAATCCATGCCCATGCTCTGATGGGATCTTTTGTTGCCCAAGGATTGAACCAATATTTAGATTTGCCATCAATTCTTACTGCAGAGTTGGTAGATTGGATGATGCCTTGTTTCTTTTTGATACGATGCGGAAATTGATTGATGGAAGACCTAGTATTGCTGTCTATAACATTTTGATTCATGGGTTTGTTAAGAATGGCCAACATGATAAGGCGTTGCCCTTGTACGATCAGCTTATTCTGGATAGAGTTAGCCCTGATGTATTTACTTTCAACATATTGATTAGTAGCTATTGTAAGAGTTCACGTTTTGGTTTGGCTTTGGAACTGTTCAAGGAAATGAGGGCTAAGAACTGTGAGCCTAATGTAGTTACATTTAATACTCTAATAAAAGGGTTCTTTAAGGAGAGAAAATTTGAGGAAGGGATTGCCATGGCATATGAGATGATCGAGCTTGGGTGTCAAATTTCAAGCGTAACTTGTGAGATTTTGGTGAATGGACTTTGCAAGGTAGGGAGATCGTTAAGGGCATATGATTTGTTGATTGATTTCTCAAGGAAAGGAGTTTTGCCCGATGATCTTGATTGTTCCGACCTTGTGGAGAAGCTTTGTTGTGATTCAAATACTAGTCGAGCATTAGAGATTGTGGAGGAAATGTGGAAGACAAGGAAAGGCCCCGGCATCGTTGTTTGTATTACTTTGGTTGAAGGTTTGCGGAAAGATGGAAACATAGACGATGCATTGAGGTTAGTAGATAGGATGCTAAACGCGGGCCTTCTGTTGGATATTGTGACGTTTAATTGTCTTCTTCAAGATGCTTGTCATTCGAGAAGAACTGCTGAAGCTGATAGATTAAGGTTGTTGGCTTCCAGAAAAGGTTTGGATGCGGATATTGTGACCTACAATATATTAGTATCTGGTTACGCTAGGGAAGGTAAAACTAAAGAAGGTGAGCACCTAATTGAGGAGATGCTAGACAAAGACTATATTGCTGATATTGCCTCCTACAACAGCTTGATAGACGGACTGCAAAGTCGCAGAAACTTTGCTTGTCCAGGGAAGATTTTCGGACAAAGATAA